Within Sorghum bicolor cultivar BTx623 chromosome 2, Sorghum_bicolor_NCBIv3, whole genome shotgun sequence, the genomic segment AGGAGGTGCGTAGCTGTTAGTCTGTACTCAGTTCCATCTGTAATTCCGTATCACCTGTTACTGCTGTTCCTGGTTCAAAAGAGTGAACTTTAGTACTTTGTAGATGATATAAGAGGGGTCAGTACTTCCATCAAAGCATTACAACATTACGGCAAATTAAATTTTGTATCTTTTCCTGTGCTTCGTTTCAAATTTCCTTGCAACAATCCTTTATTTTACAACAGATGGGGTTCTCTTTCTCTCTGTACCAGATGTCAGGAGTAAGTCCACGGCTGTGGCTGTGCCTGTGCATGCATCGGTTATACTCCGTAAATGCTGAATTCTGCTTTTCTCAATCATGTTGCCCTTACCGACCTTTGCTGTGCTCCTCGTTCTGAAATGGCCTAGTTTGATGTCAGGATATTACGAGTGTTTGGATACATCATATCGGATGTTATATGGGGCGGTGGATTtttggatactaataaaaaacaaattacaaattCTGTCAGTAATCCACGAGATAAATTTAAGCCTAACTAATATATCATTAGTAAATATTTATTGTAGCACTACATTAttaaatcatagactaattagacttaagaAATTGTCTCATAAAATAAGTCTCAATCTgtatatttaattattttttagtttatatttaataatttatgTATATATCTAAATATCCTATTAAAACAGAGACTAAAACTAAACTTTAGCACGTGAAACGGGCAGGCATCGAGCATTTGTGAATACTTCTGGAGAGGGGCGATGCGCCTTCTTCAAAACATTATTGAACTCATGTGGTTCCATGAAGACCACGTCATCTTCAGCATACAGTGACGTGCAGGCAGATACTTCTTCCCGGCGTGCCACCGAGGAGTATGAGTATCTGGAATCATGATATTCAATGCTATGGATTCAGTTCAAATTTGTAACGACTGTTTTGGTCAAAATGCAAACCGAGCCTCGTTCAATTTCAGTCAAATTTCTTCGCTTGAAAAGCTAGAACGAGTGTgactgcacacacacacacacacacacaaagggGTCAAAATTCTTCTCTTCCAAAGCTGTTCTGCCGTGATGTCTTCAAGGGTGAGACGGGCCTAGCAGTATTCACAAACAATTCATCAGCTCATATTCAAACTGCAAACAATTCATCAGCTCATATTCAAACTGGTACAACGATTTGGATCGATTTCTATTCAAAAACACAGCCATCGATAGTGCTAAGCCCCTGGCACTGACTGAACCGAAGGCGGTCTTCAGCAAACTGAACAAGCAAGAGCAATCATAGGGCACAGGGCGAAGCAAGAGTAGAGGCCGCCGCCATGGACACTGAGACTGAGAGGAAGGCGACGGCGGTCGAGGAGATGAGGGAGTGGTGCGTCGCTCTTCCCAAGGTGGAGCTCCACGCCCACCTCAACGGCTCCGTCCGCAACTCCACCCTCCTGTCAGTGCTCCGCTCCGCCCCCACCCATCTCCCCTCTCATCTCATCCCTCTCCTCCCACCGGTTCTTGACTTTTACCCCTTCGGTAGGGGTAGCTTACCTCCTCTGGGTTCTTGATTCGATGCTAGAGCAGCGCCAATCCATGACTTCAGCCAATCCTTGGGCAACATCTGTAGTCTGTTCCATGACTTTGTGACAAAGTTTGGGAGAGGAGCTTGCTAGGAAATTGGTGGCTCGAATCTGATCTTGTTTACCAGCAAGCAAATATGATTTGCTTGCAAACTGTGAGATTGTAGGCATTGTAGCTTTTTAGGAAGCAGGGCATACACAGTAGCAGTGTGCAGTCATATGGACTCATTATCATTAGATTATATTAGCTGACTGCTCATGTAGGTGAGAATCTTTGCCTGTTTTGACAAAAGAAAATTTCTGATGCAGCCTTTTAGTTCACAGATCACAGATGACTTGACCTTCTGGAAAATGACCTTATTACTTGTATGAGATAATTGAAGATAGGTCTTGAAGTCTATCGTTCCGGTCAATAAATGTGTTATTTGATTGGCTAGTTCAACTAGGACAGTATATGTTTACAGAGATGTTCTGTttccttttttatatatatacaaaatgtTCAGATCCTTTAGTGAGTGCAATGCTAGTTCACAGGTTagtccttttttttttaatatgtAATTCTAGGCTCTAGCTATCTATATTTCGACTAAACAGCTTACTTATCATGTAAAACACCTATTCGTCCGCTTATCATATTAAAGTTTTACCAATGTTCTCTCCTGCCTGGATATCATATTATCATTATTAACATAGAAACTTGACCTTTCTAGTGATAAATTTGAACAGAGAACTTGCAAAACAGCTAGGTTGTGACAAAGGAGTCATTGTCTTTGAAGATGTTAAGGATGTGATCATGAAAAGTTAGTGTCCGATTCCCTTGAAATTGTTTTCTAATACAGTTATTACTAATATAAATTGTACCAAAACTATTATATGGATTCTTGGTACTTTTGCTTTACTATTGCAATATATATGAGGCTTCTAAACTGTGTCTTTATGTTAAACAGGTGATAGGTCTCTTCCAGAGTGTTTCAAGCTTTTTGATCTGTTTCATATACTTACAACTGACCATGATACAGTAACAAGGATCGCTAAGGAGGTATCTGCCATTAGAATTAGAAGGTTGCATTTTTTTAATATACTTCTGTACACTCAATTAGCTTAGTAAATTAACCCAGGCAAAATTAACAGGTTGTGGAAGATTTTGCTGCAGAGAATGTTGTGTATTTGGAAATAAGAACAACACCTAAGGTGCTACTATTTGTTTTGTTATTTTGTGCAATTTTCTAAGCAACATGACAATATTGTGActggttttttatttttcttttgctCACATATCGTCCAGAACAATGAAGCAAAGGGGATGACCAAGAGGTCTTACATGGATGCTGTTATTAAAGGTCTGAAAGAAGTTGAAGCTGTTGATGTTGCATTATTTGATTCTAATTTCAGAACCAATGAAACATTAAATTCTAAGCTGTTGGATGGTGAcgcaaagaaaaagaagatatATGTTAGGCTTCTCCTTAGTATTGATCGTCGCGAAACAGCTTCGGCTGCATTGGATACCGTATGTTAATAATTTTCACACCAACCAATATTATGAACTAATACAGGTGGGCACCTATTGAGAATCTGCACAAATCATTTGTTTTCCTTGGTCAGGTTAATTTAGCTATGGAGATGAAGGACCAAGGTGTCATAGGCATTGATCTTTCTGGCAATCCAGTTGTGGGGGAATGGTAAAAGCATCTTTCATCTAGCTCAAAACTAGGTGGAAACATGCTAAATATCTATGTGCTTATATTCCTTGGCATTTGCAACATTTTATGTAGGGAAACATACTTGCCTGCCCTACAACATGCTAAAAATCTGGGAATCCCCATTACAATTCACTGTGGAGAGGTCTGAGAATACATGCCATCAACTTCCAAACCACTCTTTCCTTCTAGATCTTTATTTGGTTGCAGCAACATTTGTAAATCTTGCCCTATACTATTTGACCAACAAAGTTAAGCTTAGTGACAATAGGTAGCAAACCGGAAGGAAATCCAAGCAGTGCTGGACTTCTGCCCTCAGAGGCTGGGTCATGTATGCTGTCTGAATGATGTAGAATGGGAGAAGCTCAAGTCTCTTATGATTCCGGTAAACTTACTTTTATCCATTACATATCTAATGGTCAATTAGGTGTGACTTGTAAATATTTGCTTAACTCAAAAGACAAAATGCAGGTTGAGATATGTTTAACTTCAAATGTTATGACAGGAGGTGCTCCTTCCCTAGAGCTTCATCACTTTGGTTGGTTCCTAAACTTAACTCAAAAGTTCATatcaagaatcatcatcttctCAGCACTAAATTTTTCCCATACTGAATTTGTGCAGCTGACCTCTACAATGCAAAGCACCCTCTGTCCCTGTGCACAGATGATTCTGGACTGTTCTCAACAAGCCTCTCAAATGAGTATTACCTCGTTGCAACGACTTTCGGTATGTCCTCTACTTGCAAATAAGGATCTTCGTTTCTCATTCGGAACTGACTGGCATGTATTCTTTGGTAGGTCTCAGCAAGTCCGAGCTGTTTCAGCTAGCCCAGGATGCAGTGCAGTTTGTTTTTGCTGATGATGTGGTGAAGAAGTCTCTGAAGGAGGGGTTCAAGCATGCTGAAAAGAGACTGCTCGTGTGGGATGAACTTGCTGCACCGAACTAATGCGTGTGCCCGTTATTAGATCAGTATGTATAAACCCAATTGTATGATTTATATATATGGTGCAAAGAAATGTACTGGTTGTGTAACTTCTCGTTTATGCACCTATGAATATGAATGTGATATACCCTTTTTCAACATCTTATTAGAAGAATCATAGTAATGATGATTATTAACGTAAACTTTACATACATTTCTTTGTTCTTTGCTAGATAGACTAGATAGAAGCAAACTTCGATGGGCCGGCCCACTTATACATCAAACTACATGGGCTAAGGGGCCGAATTAGATTTGAACATTTCTTGCTCCTTTTGTATCGCACTCAAAAACTATTCTTGCTTCCTCTTCTTGATTTTGGTCATGCCATGGCCacaaattgagcatgcctcCTGACGTCTTTGCAGAACCATTGATCATCATTTTACTATTTATTTACCCATTTTTACAGAGCTATGCCTATAGTGCCCCCATTTTCTTCATTATGAGAACTCCGCTGATTTGTTGATATATCTAAGCAGTAAGCTAAGCACAGCACCTTCATGTGTTGGTTACTCACACAAAGCACTATAACTCAGATGATTAGTTAGACAGTTGAACGTGTTCATCAGATAGCACTATCTACAGTAACTCTGCTAGCATGTACACTTTGAATCGCCTCCACAAATTGATGTGAAGGGTAAGAGCGGACTGCAAcgaaaaggaaataaaagatcATGGAAGATCATATCTGAAGTTCTGGGCTCAATTGTAGGCGCCCACAGAGATCAACCAGACTGCAACTATGATGCAAGCCCGTGAAGATTCGTGCACAACACAGAGCTTAAAAGGAGAAAAAAGAACTAGACAACCTGCGGCGCTCATCGAAATCTTTAAAGAAAGGCTGAATCAATTGGTCTTCTTTGACGAATCATCCTCAGAGGAGGTAGCGTCGTTACTGTTGTTATTTTTGTTGCTGTCACTGTTATTTTCAAGATCAGGAACTACTGCTGTAGCCGGTTCCACATTAGATAGCCGAGCTGCGCCTATAACTTGCTCTGGAAGCTCCTCATATGTGTTTGCCTGAAAGTACACAAGTAATAGCATGATAACAGCCAAAAGTGAGGACGTGAACAGGAAAAACATCACGGGATGTTGGTAGTTTTTTTTTATCCCAGCTAGAGTATACTTAAAAAGGGAGTGAATTGCATTCACAGTCTAGTGAAAACAAAACCATCAAGGTCACTTAAAAACAGAGTCCATCCATGTAGTAAAGAGACACCAACCTGTATTAGGAAAGCCATGTCAACTACTAATGTTGTGACAACACCAAACACCAAGCCCAAAACTCCGTTTGCTACTGCAGAAGAACCAATGTCAACGTCCACCTGCAAAACACTACAGGCTCAAATGCATTCCCTTATTCACAAATGACATTTTTTGCATTTTTCATTCTTGAACATGGACAAGCCATGCGTACAGCAGAGTTAGACATTATTTTTATTTCTATATCTGACACTAATTGTATTAACCAGTCAAATTGTATTAGCCAAAAAATATCATCTCAACTTCTCAGGATAAATCTTTTTTTACACAAGACAAGGATGAAATCACAAGGGATGTGTTAGAAATATTTGAAGCACAACATTATTGGCCTCACCTCCAAATACCTAGGAGTTCGTACATAGCTACAATCCAatgcctttcccaacaaacaaggGGAGCTGCCAACACTCTGCCGCACTATCCAAGAGCCCtgaagttttatttttttccctttttttaaGTCAAAGTGAAGTGAAGGACACAAAACTGTTGTAACACCGTACATAGATATTGGATGAAAAAATACCTTTGGAACAGATGGTATGAGCTTCAGTCTGCTGTTGCGGAAGTCATCATCGCCATCAAAGAAGCGCTGTAGTAATGATCCCTTTTTTAAGGAACTTGTGACGAAATACATGACCATGCTATAGTGAGTTGATCCGGGAATCTACAAGAGGATAAATTCACCAAAAAATCAAATGGATGGATAAAGGTTCAAAACAGTTTTATGGAATAGTGACTTACCTGTAAGTTGACAATAAATGTATGCATCCCTTTCTCAGCAGCAATCTATAATAGAAGTAAAAGAAAGAGGCATGAATAAAAGGTCAAatttttctttttgtgggtCCTAGCTCCTTGATAAAAAGCAACGTCATCTACCATTATGTTGTAGCTGAATCATGATTATATTGAAATAGTGAAAATTTAAAGTTAAACAAATAACAGCTGCAATATAGGAATAATGGAAGCAATTAGGCTAGTGTTTTGGTTACCTGAGCAACACAATTTTTTTGCCTGCCAACATTATCCATACGCTTGGTGTCCTTATACCAATCAATGGCTGCAAGCTCCATTAGATAACTTGCAGCAGGTATCTGTAACTTGGATATTAGTGTGTTAAGATTCTTTATATTATCCAACATGCTTCACAAGCAATAAAATACATACTAGAAGATTCAGACCTTTGATTTGTCATTTGGAAAATTCTTGCTACGAACTTTAAAAAGCTTGCTATCAGGTACTGTCCAACAATTGCGACTTTTCTCATCAGGATCATGATGAAGGATTCCAGAAAAGCAAGATAAATCAATTTTTTCTGGAGGCTCATCTGTCATATTGAAAAAGTACCGCTGTTACAGAAAAAGAGAAAGCTTCCCTAGAACTTGATGACAACAGATATTAGAATACAGGAATATAGAATAGAAAAGGGAAACAAACCCGTTTGTTTAGCTTCATTGTCAGATTTTTTAGGGCTTTCCTGTACATTGGTTTGGATCAAGGTTTAGTCAAGTGAGGAAACATGCAAAATTTGTAGTAAGTTATGAATTCACGATGTTTTTGTTCGCTGTTTGGTCTAGGATATTTGCACCTCTATATCAGCTTCAGGAACCTGATACTCCTCGTCGTCATCCGATTCTTCATCAATCGTTCCCATGTTTTTATTTTCTAAATGTTCTTGATCTGTTGGTTTAGTATTGGAGTCAATTTCGGTAAGCTTCTCATCCTTTTGTGCTGTATTCACATCAGCCATGCTCTCCATTGCAGGAATCCTTGGAGTTATATGGATATCATCTGTTTGGGAAAAATATTCACGCAGCCCTGGTAGTAAGTGTAGATTAGAGCCATAAGGACCAGAAATAAATTGGTGAGACAACAAGGCTGAGTGGTCAGTTTAACAAATTTCATTCGCTTTTCATACTGGTTATGTCATAAGAAAAATAGTACCGGCAACACAGTTCAGTATCTGCAGCAAAGAATGATACTGAAAGGAAGTAGAGTAATTCAAGAACCATCCCTTCAGGTCAATCTGCATAAGGTGTTGAACCTGTGTCCGGGGTCTTCCATTGCGAGACTTAAGAGGACAAATCTTGAATCCTCCACCTGAATTTTTAGAAATTTCAGGAAAACAAAAGAGTAGAAGTTAGACAATTTTGTTTATACATGGAGTGGCTAGTAAAGGTAGATGCAGGACTTATTATGGGTCCGAGAAAATTACTTTCAATAAAAGCCCTTACAAATCCTCGTTGACGGTTGCAGTTTGGATGTTCTGTAGAACGAAATAACACAACTGCATGTGTAAACACACATTGTCAGAAAGAAgatactaaagagagtaaagGGGGCTTGAATGATTATAGCTCAACAATTTACCATAACTTCCATCGTCATTACGTCGCCAATACCTAACATAACACAGATCCCGAGGCCAAATCAACCTGCATGTTCACGTAGATGGAAGTTACATTTAGAATAATCAGAAGCAAAAGATTATGACAAGAACTTGTCAATATATGAGAATTGTAGTTACCTTGAACACCAATGCAATTGCAACCTATGATATAGTACTGCAGTGTGACCATCAACCTCTTCAACTAAACTACCCTGGCGAAAGCTACAGTCCCACCTAAATAGTAAAGAAAGATCAACAAGGTTGATATTAAACACTCCCTTCAGTTTCTTTTAGGCATTTTTTTCTTGGACATGCAGGAGAGTTGTGTGCCTATGTTACAttgcattatattaagaagaaaaataaAGGAAAAGACTACGTTTCAGAAAAGGGAAAGACCACTTACAAATACACACACTATAAACGTAAGTAATTGTGTTTAAATATAAACTAATGACGTCAAATTTGTGTCACTGAAATTATATACTAATAGAGTACTTGTTGGTCAAAggcttgtcactaagaaatagGCCTTACAATTTCAAATAGGGGATATTTGTATTGGGGATACCACTAAGTGAAAGGACCAGTTGCTTACTCGTATCTTGTTGCATCCATGCTCATCATCAGCCCAAAAATGGCTTCACATGTGGCTTCCACTACACCAACAGCCCTCATAGCTCGGCTACAGCTTCTTGCCTACATGGCATGCAGTAGCATGTTGTCATCAGCTTTAGAGTTTCCAGGTTGTAGCCAGGTTTATTTTGGAGAAGAAAAGGCACTACAATTGGAACATACAAGGTATTCAACTTCCAGAAGTTCTTCATAAATGCGCAACCCTGCCAATGCAAATCGGTAAGCAATCACAAGTTCAAACATCCTCTAAGGAACGATTAACACCTAAGGAAAGAAACACAGACTTGCCATTTTGGCATCGAAGTAGTCGCCAATTCTTCTTAGAATAGAGTTGAGTGGGGTCATTCTGACTCGACATACCAAAGTCAGCATCTTTGGTCCAATCATGTATTGAAGCGGGAGGACCTAACAACAGAAATGATATGGTGAATTATGAACACAAATGCTACAAATCAGCACACAACTTCACAAAGATCAGTTAGAATGACTTCTTACCATTCCCTATAGTTGTCCTGCGAACTAAAGTAGGCCGTTCCTCTTCGTCTTCAGCTCTGCATTAATAATAAGTTTGTAGCCAATTCAGTAAAATGCCTTACATAATATATTCGAAGACATGTAATGTCACTTACGCACTGTCATGGTCTGACAAGGAGAATTGTCCTCCAAGTTCCATGTCAAAGTCCATTGTAGCAAATGCCTTATGGGTTTTAGCTGCAGAGTCTGGTtgctgaaagaaaaaaaaacgttCTGCATTATAGCATGTAAAATGTGTCCTTGATTTTGCAATGTTCATGCAAAAAGATTTAAGATATAGTGTTGTCTAGCATCTGATTCAATAGCTATTTAGATTAATTAAGTTGCGAGTTTTCTGAAGACAGTGACCAACAGGTCAAGTACTTTTGACGCAGTGAGCTATGGGATCTAAGAAGCTCATATCACATTCTAGCACTGTGATTTACTGTGAAATATTACTGCCTAGTACTTAATTACCAAAGTAATACGCAATCATCAACTTGTTAACCAACCTAAATAATATACGGAGAAAGACATGAAAGCCAAGCTTTCTCAAGACATGCTTGTAGCAATTGTTCCATAGCTGTAAAAATGGGCTGAAATAGAGACTTACTACACCTGATCAATGAGGAGCTCTATTTTCTTTTTCCAGGCCAATGCATCTTCAATATCATGTGCACCCATCTGTGAATTGAGTTTACTTGTCACTTGAAGCTAGATAAATCACAGAGGATTGTGGTTCTGTTTAATGATTGAAGGTACTTCAGCTAACCGTGATTTGATGATCCTTCTCTTTCTGGTTATAAACACAGAGAACATAAATCATCTGAAAAAAAGAACCCATGGGAAGGATGAGAATAACCATAGGAAAATTCAGCTGTGATTGCCAAGGAAAGTAGAAAAATCACATACCATGGAACACTTAGTGAGGTGCATTATATAGTTTTAAAGTGCTTGGTTGTTGTTTCATCCTATACATCGATCCGCATGTACTTAGCGAGGTGCATTATATACTAGTTGAGATGGTCGTGAGCCCTTTTCTCACAATCAGTTTGCCATACATGAAGATGATCTCAGACATTATacgtttatttcttttttttaggaaGAAAAAGGAAGGGAACAAATTGGCATGTACCAAGCTTCTTGTAGCAGAATGCAGTACACATGAAGATTACTGACCACATAACATTCACAATTCAAGTTAGTAAACAAAACTGGAGGGCAAACTCACTTGCCCATGATGATTTTTGAGTCCCCTATCCTCCACCCTGCAATTCCCGTCTATCAGCAGCGACTTGAGGGGCACCTGGATGCACATTGACAGATTCCACCAAAGTTatcaaatattttttaataGCAAGAATGCCGATAACTAAAGGCTTTTTTTAGAAACAAACTTAATGTTGACTAATAATTGGGAGATTTTTGAAACATGACTAGTTGCAACATTGGAAACACAATCATCATGCTTAGTGAATCACCACTTTGTTTTGGATCCTATAATAGCAGTCTCCCATGTTTGCAACAAGGAGCACCCAATGATGCTCTGCCAGATTGTATTCGTAGGTAACCCACATTAATTGGACACCCAAATAAAACCGACCGAACCGTTCAGAGGTTGGAGGCGCTCCTGTAAGAACAAATCCTAGCAACTACGGAAATGGCCAATGGGGCAGGACATGCAGTAGGTACCATGTTGTCCTTGGGCTTCTTCTTGTAGTAGGCGAGCAGCCTGCTCTCGAGCACGAAGTAGCGCGTGTGGAAGAAGGACCTGCCGATCTTCCGGCGGCCGTAGCGCACCATCCATCCCTCGTGGTGCACGGCCGCGGCCTCCCTGACGGCGGCCACCGCCTTGGAGAGCTCGGCGCCACCCACCGCCTTGGAGAGCTCGGCGCCACCCACCGCCTTGGACAGCTCGCCGTTCTTGGCGGTGGCCGCGACGTCCTTCCAGGAGATGGCGGCCGACTTGGGGAGCTCGCCGCTCCTGGTCGCCCTTGCCGCCGTGGCCTCCCGCCTCGACGCCGATGAGCTCAGCGAGCTCAGCATCTTCCCCTTGGCGCGCGACGCTCTGGCCTCGCGATCGGCGTGGAGAGGGAGGAAGGGGAGGGAGCGGTTGGAAGGGTGGCGGGGCGGGAGAAGCGCAGTGGCCTCCCGTATTTGACATTGATTAAGCTTCTAAAGATAGTAGCAGTTAATGGGCTAGGCTAACCCATTGTGTTTAGCATGATCGATCAACGATGTCACCCTACTTATCTTGGATGGATAGTAGTCATTCATGGTGGCATATATCAATCCatattgattttttttgttaaaaGAGGGCACCATTTTCCATCACATTATTAATCCATTTCGTAATAaggccaaacaaaaaaaaggcatATACTAGAGTTACATAGTAAATTTCTAATTGGGTAAAATTCACCGTGTGTTTCTGAACTTTTCtcgaattcttataaatttctAATTGGGTAAAATTCACCTTATGTTTCTGACCTTTTCTCGAATTCTCATATAGGTCTCTTTTAAACTATCAGCCCCCCTACCCTTTGGAACCTGGGTTTTTTTTTCCTGTTTCTatg encodes:
- the LOC8073143 gene encoding adenosine deaminase-like protein isoform X1, which codes for MDTETERKATAVEEMREWCVALPKVELHAHLNGSVRNSTLLELAKQLGCDKGVIVFEDVKDVIMKSDRSLPECFKLFDLFHILTTDHDTVTRIAKEVVEDFAAENVVYLEIRTTPKNNEAKGMTKRSYMDAVIKGLKEVEAVDVALFDSNFRTNETLNSKLLDGDAKKKKIYVRLLLSIDRRETASAALDTVNLAMEMKDQGVIGIDLSGNPVVGEWETYLPALQHAKNLGIPITIHCGEVANRKEIQAVLDFCPQRLGHVCCLNDVEWEKLKSLMIPVEICLTSNVMTGGAPSLELHHFADLYNAKHPLSLCTDDSGLFSTSLSNEYYLVATTFGLSKSELFQLAQDAVQFVFADDVVKKSLKEGFKHAEKRLLVWDELAAPN
- the LOC8073143 gene encoding adenosine deaminase-like protein isoform X2; its protein translation is MKSDRSLPECFKLFDLFHILTTDHDTVTRIAKEVVEDFAAENVVYLEIRTTPKNNEAKGMTKRSYMDAVIKGLKEVEAVDVALFDSNFRTNETLNSKLLDGDAKKKKIYVRLLLSIDRRETASAALDTVNLAMEMKDQGVIGIDLSGNPVVGEWETYLPALQHAKNLGIPITIHCGEVANRKEIQAVLDFCPQRLGHVCCLNDVEWEKLKSLMIPVEICLTSNVMTGGAPSLELHHFADLYNAKHPLSLCTDDSGLFSTSLSNEYYLVATTFGLSKSELFQLAQDAVQFVFADDVVKKSLKEGFKHAEKRLLVWDELAAPN
- the LOC8073144 gene encoding protein ENHANCED DISEASE RESISTANCE 2 isoform X1; protein product: MLSSLSSSASRREATAARATRSGELPKSAAISWKDVAATAKNGELSKAVGGAELSKAVGGAELSKAVAAVREAAAVHHEGWMVRYGRRKIGRSFFHTRYFVLESRLLAYYKKKPKDNMVPLKSLLIDGNCRVEDRGLKNHHGQMIYVLCVYNQKEKDHQITMGAHDIEDALAWKKKIELLIDQQPDSAAKTHKAFATMDFDMELGGQFSLSDHDSAAEDEEERPTLVRRTTIGNGPPASIHDWTKDADFGMSSQNDPTQLYSKKNWRLLRCQNGLRIYEELLEVEYLARSCSRAMRAVGVVEATCEAIFGLMMSMDATRYEWDCSFRQGSLVEEVDGHTAVLYHRLQLHWCSRLIWPRDLCYVRYWRRNDDGSYVVLFRSTEHPNCNRQRGFVRAFIESGGFKICPLKSRNGRPRTQVQHLMQIDLKGWFLNYSTSFQYHSLLQILNCVAGLREYFSQTDDIHITPRIPAMESMADVNTAQKDEKLTEIDSNTKPTDQEHLENKNMGTIDEESDDDEEYQVPEADIEESPKKSDNEAKQTDEPPEKIDLSCFSGILHHDPDEKSRNCWTVPDSKLFKVRSKNFPNDKSKIPAASYLMELAAIDWYKDTKRMDNVGRQKNCVAQIAAEKGMHTFIVNLQIPGSTHYSMVMYFVTSSLKKGSLLQRFFDGDDDFRNSRLKLIPSVPKGSWIVRQSVGSSPCLLGKALDCSYVRTPRYLEVDVDIGSSAVANGVLGLVFGVVTTLVVDMAFLIQANTYEELPEQVIGAARLSNVEPATAVVPDLENNSDSNKNNNSNDATSSEDDSSKKTN
- the LOC8073144 gene encoding protein ENHANCED DISEASE RESISTANCE 2 isoform X2 produces the protein MLSSLSSSASRREATAARATRSGELPKSAAISWKDVAATAKNGELSKAVGGAELSKAVGGAELSKAVAAVREAAAVHHEGWMVRYGRRKIGRSFFHTRYFVLESRLLAYYKKKPKDNMVPLKSLLIDGNCRVEDRGLKNHHGQMIYVLCVYNQKEKDHQITMGAHDIEDALAWKKKIELLIDQQPDSAAKTHKAFATMDFDMELGGQFSLSDHDSAAEDEEERPTLVRRTTIGNGPPASIHDWTKDADFGMSSQNDPTQLYSKKNWRLLRCQNGLRIYEELLEVEYLARSCSRAMRAVGVVEATCEAIFGLMMSMDATRYEWDCSFRQGSLVEEVDGHTAVLYHRLQLHWCSRLIWPRDLCYVRYWRRNDDGSYVVLFRSTEHPNCNRQRGFVRAFIESGGFKICPLKSRNGRPRTQVQHLMQIDLKGWFLNYSTSFQYHSLLQILNCVADDIHITPRIPAMESMADVNTAQKDEKLTEIDSNTKPTDQEHLENKNMGTIDEESDDDEEYQVPEADIEESPKKSDNEAKQTDEPPEKIDLSCFSGILHHDPDEKSRNCWTVPDSKLFKVRSKNFPNDKSKIPAASYLMELAAIDWYKDTKRMDNVGRQKNCVAQIAAEKGMHTFIVNLQIPGSTHYSMVMYFVTSSLKKGSLLQRFFDGDDDFRNSRLKLIPSVPKGSWIVRQSVGSSPCLLGKALDCSYVRTPRYLEVDVDIGSSAVANGVLGLVFGVVTTLVVDMAFLIQANTYEELPEQVIGAARLSNVEPATAVVPDLENNSDSNKNNNSNDATSSEDDSSKKTN